A stretch of Rhizobium glycinendophyticum DNA encodes these proteins:
- a CDS encoding flagellar hook-associated family protein yields MSTSSVSNLSTQTSMRLTIRQAQNELLKAQQEVSTGSYADVGAELGSKTSTVVDLNRESLRLNSMISNNSIATQRLSASQEALNQIATAAEDMNTALITISGASNSDTINTTVMTVKNSLSTMVSMANQSANGEFLFAGINTDVQPLAEYTDTSDAKAAFDAAFTGYFGFAPTDTASTATIVAKGTAPSMEDFITSTLEPMYSGTDWNTDWSGATDAVMTSRITQSETVNTSASANEDGFRYFALASVITQELLQIGAPADAVSTAVDAAIGYTGKAITGINSTRSELGLSQNRIEKADTSLQIQVDIIETSLASKTEVDAYEASTRVNSLLSMVETSYTLTSKIQALSLVNYL; encoded by the coding sequence ATGTCGACGTCCAGCGTATCCAATCTCTCTACCCAGACTTCAATGCGTCTGACCATTCGGCAGGCCCAGAATGAATTGCTCAAGGCGCAGCAGGAAGTCAGTACGGGCTCTTATGCCGATGTCGGGGCCGAACTCGGCAGCAAGACATCGACCGTCGTTGATCTCAACCGCGAAAGTCTGCGGCTGAACTCGATGATCAGCAACAATTCGATCGCCACCCAGCGGTTGTCGGCTTCGCAGGAGGCTCTCAATCAGATTGCGACTGCGGCCGAGGACATGAATACCGCGCTGATCACCATTTCGGGGGCGTCCAACAGCGACACGATCAATACCACCGTGATGACGGTCAAAAATTCGCTGTCGACGATGGTCAGCATGGCGAACCAGTCGGCAAACGGCGAATTCCTCTTCGCCGGGATCAACACCGACGTCCAGCCGCTGGCGGAGTATACAGACACCTCGGATGCCAAAGCCGCATTCGATGCAGCTTTCACCGGATATTTCGGTTTCGCGCCGACGGATACTGCAAGCACCGCGACGATCGTTGCCAAGGGCACGGCGCCAAGCATGGAAGATTTCATCACCTCGACGCTTGAGCCCATGTATTCCGGCACCGACTGGAACACCGATTGGTCAGGTGCCACCGATGCCGTGATGACGAGCCGGATCACGCAGTCCGAAACGGTCAACACCTCTGCCTCGGCGAATGAAGACGGCTTCCGCTACTTCGCACTGGCGTCGGTGATCACGCAGGAACTGCTGCAGATTGGCGCACCGGCGGATGCCGTGTCCACTGCCGTCGATGCGGCGATCGGCTATACCGGCAAAGCCATCACCGGCATCAACTCCACCCGATCGGAACTCGGCCTGTCCCAGAACCGCATCGAGAAGGCGGACACCTCGCTGCAGATCCAGGTCGACATTATCGAGACCAGTCTCGCGAGCAAAACGGAAGTCGATGCATACGAAGCTTCGACGCGCGTTAACTCTTTGCTGTCCATGGTGGAGACATCTTACACACTGACCTCGAAGATCCAGGCGCTGAGCCTTGTCAACTACCTTTGA
- the flaF gene encoding flagellar biosynthesis regulator FlaF: MYQFSYAEIMEDGVADAKERERQALDRCIQLLSAARDKSGYGREAIEALYYTRRVWVRLVEDLQNPENQLADDLRANLISIAIWILKECDRIRKRQSMNFQGIIDVTTIIRDGLK; this comes from the coding sequence ATGTACCAGTTCTCATACGCCGAAATCATGGAAGATGGCGTTGCCGACGCGAAAGAGCGCGAACGCCAAGCCCTTGATCGTTGTATCCAGCTTCTGAGCGCCGCCCGCGATAAGAGCGGTTACGGCCGCGAGGCGATCGAAGCACTCTACTACACCCGCCGCGTTTGGGTCCGCTTGGTTGAGGATCTGCAGAACCCAGAGAATCAACTGGCCGATGACCTTCGCGCCAATCTGATTTCCATAGCCATTTGGATCTTGAAAGAGTGCGACCGGATTCGGAAGCGCCAGTCCATGAATTTCCAGGGCATCATCGACGTGACAACCATCATCAGGGATGGACTTAAATGA
- the flbT gene encoding flagellar biosynthesis repressor FlbT — protein MKSTLRISLKSGERIFINGAVLRVDRKVALEFLNDVTFLLENHVLQPEQATTPLRQLYFIAQMMLINPEGKDQSLAMFRKSVIMLLTCFENEEILAELKRIDGMVSSGRAFDALKAIRSLYPIEDTILNNQEMAPATIEQIRKEIAPWR, from the coding sequence ATGAAGAGCACTTTGCGCATCTCGCTCAAGTCGGGCGAACGTATTTTTATCAACGGAGCGGTTTTGCGCGTCGACCGGAAGGTTGCTCTCGAGTTCCTCAACGATGTGACCTTCCTTTTGGAAAATCACGTCCTTCAGCCTGAGCAGGCCACGACGCCGCTGCGCCAATTGTATTTCATTGCGCAGATGATGCTGATCAATCCCGAGGGTAAGGACCAGTCGCTGGCCATGTTCCGCAAGTCGGTGATCATGCTGCTGACCTGCTTCGAAAACGAAGAAATCCTCGCCGAGCTGAAGCGTATCGATGGCATGGTCTCGTCGGGCCGCGCCTTTGACGCCCTGAAGGCAATCCGTTCGCTCTACCCGATCGAGGACACGATCCTCAACAATCAGGAAATGGCGCCGGCCACGATCGAACAGATTCGTAAGGAGATCGCACCATGGCGGTAG
- the flgD gene encoding flagellar hook assembly protein FlgD → MAVDAVSSTTSTTSTSTSSSSTAAAASASATLDYDNFLQLLITQMKNQDPTDPMDASEQIAQLATFSQVEQTIKTNSNLETLITGNALTNASNYIGQTITSADESMTGVIESVRVYSDTMVATTTDGDEIPIVVGVRVGTPTTTTTTETTE, encoded by the coding sequence ATGGCGGTAGATGCAGTCAGCAGCACGACGTCCACGACGTCGACGTCGACCTCGTCGAGCAGCACGGCCGCGGCGGCTTCGGCCAGCGCCACATTGGACTATGACAATTTCCTGCAGTTGCTCATCACCCAGATGAAGAACCAGGATCCGACCGATCCGATGGACGCCAGCGAGCAGATCGCGCAGTTGGCCACGTTCTCGCAGGTCGAGCAGACAATTAAGACGAACTCGAATTTGGAAACGCTGATCACCGGCAATGCTTTGACCAACGCGTCGAACTACATTGGCCAGACCATCACGAGCGCCGATGAGAGCATGACGGGTGTCATCGAGTCTGTCCGCGTTTATTCCGATACGATGGTTGCCACCACGACTGACGGTGATGAAATCCCGATCGTCGTCGGTGTTCGCGTCGGCACCCCCACGACCACGACGACTACCGAGACGACCGAATAG
- the fliQ gene encoding flagellar biosynthesis protein FliQ: MNEADALDIMQAAIWTILVASGPAVAAGMIVGILIALIQALTQVQEMTLTFVPKILAIMITIGISAPFVGGQISLFANLVFSRVQSGF; the protein is encoded by the coding sequence ATGAACGAAGCTGATGCGCTCGACATCATGCAAGCGGCGATCTGGACCATTCTGGTCGCCTCAGGGCCGGCCGTTGCAGCCGGTATGATCGTGGGTATTCTCATCGCCCTCATTCAGGCGCTGACGCAGGTGCAGGAAATGACCCTCACCTTCGTGCCGAAAATTCTTGCCATCATGATCACCATCGGCATCTCCGCCCCCTTTGTCGGCGGGCAGATCTCGCTCTTTGCCAATCTCGTCTTTTCGAGAGTGCAATCGGGATTCTGA
- the flhA gene encoding flagellar biosynthesis protein FlhA produces MAQPPALVIPKVSPSGRDIGFAFGIVLILCILFLPIPPFLIDLGLAFSIAFSVLILMVSLWIQRPLDFSSFPTILLIATMVRLSLNIATTRVILSHGHEGHGAAGGVIAGFSSLVMGGDFVIGLIVFMILITVNFIVITKGATRIAEVGARFTLDAIPGKQMSIDADLSAGIIDEREAQHRRRELEQESSFFGAMDGASKFVRGDAIAGLIITAINVFGGIIIGYFRHGMEIGQAADVFVKLSVGDGIVSQVPALIVSLAAGLLVSRGGTPGSTDQAVVNQLSGYPRALSVAAVLMCALALVPGLPLIPFMTLGGLMAFGAWFIPRQVEAENKLKRDQEEKKVMQSKEAEKDSVKSVLKTAEIELALGKLVSTRLLGAHQELAFRVGKMRKKFASQYGFVVPEIKVTDDIGIPEKSYQIRIHGTTIASNNLRVGEVLVVTGSGRKPKVPGDEIREPAFGMPAVSVLETFTEELKREGFHPIDNVSVVLTHVSEVIRNNLPQLLSYKDVKILIDRLDPEYKKLADEICSSHMSYSGLQAVLKLLLAERVSIRNLHLILEAVAELAPHVRKTEQIVEHVRVRMAQQLCGDLTDNGVLRVLRLGSKWDLVFHQALKRDAKGEIVEFDIDPRNLEEFSEQASRVIREFMDRGLPFVLVTSPETRSYVRMIIERLFATLPVLSHVELAKGIEIKILGSIS; encoded by the coding sequence ATGGCGCAACCACCTGCACTTGTGATCCCGAAAGTCAGCCCCAGCGGGCGTGATATCGGCTTTGCCTTCGGCATCGTCCTCATCCTGTGCATTCTTTTCCTGCCCATCCCGCCGTTCCTGATCGACCTCGGTCTGGCCTTCTCGATTGCCTTTTCGGTTTTGATCCTGATGGTCTCGCTGTGGATCCAGCGGCCTCTCGATTTCTCGTCATTCCCCACGATCTTGCTGATCGCGACCATGGTCCGCTTGTCGTTGAACATCGCGACGACGCGTGTGATCCTGTCCCACGGGCATGAGGGACATGGCGCGGCCGGCGGCGTCATCGCCGGCTTCTCCAGCCTCGTCATGGGCGGTGATTTCGTCATCGGTCTGATCGTCTTCATGATCCTGATCACGGTCAATTTCATCGTCATCACCAAGGGTGCGACGCGTATCGCGGAAGTCGGCGCGCGCTTCACCCTTGATGCCATCCCCGGCAAGCAGATGTCGATCGACGCCGACCTGTCGGCCGGCATCATTGATGAGCGCGAAGCCCAGCATCGTCGCCGCGAACTTGAGCAGGAAAGCTCCTTCTTCGGGGCCATGGACGGTGCGTCCAAATTCGTCCGTGGCGACGCGATCGCCGGCCTGATCATCACGGCGATCAACGTCTTCGGCGGCATCATCATCGGCTATTTCCGTCACGGCATGGAAATCGGCCAGGCAGCGGACGTTTTCGTCAAGCTTTCGGTTGGTGACGGTATCGTCTCCCAGGTTCCGGCCCTGATCGTCTCGCTGGCTGCCGGCCTTCTAGTGTCGCGCGGCGGCACCCCCGGCTCGACCGACCAGGCTGTCGTCAACCAGCTGAGCGGCTATCCGCGTGCGCTGTCAGTTGCTGCCGTGCTGATGTGCGCGCTCGCCCTTGTCCCGGGACTTCCGCTGATCCCCTTCATGACGCTTGGCGGCCTGATGGCCTTCGGCGCATGGTTCATCCCGCGCCAGGTCGAAGCCGAAAACAAGCTGAAGCGCGATCAGGAAGAAAAGAAGGTTATGCAGAGCAAGGAGGCCGAGAAGGACTCCGTCAAGTCCGTGCTGAAGACAGCTGAGATCGAGCTTGCGCTTGGCAAGCTCGTTTCGACGCGCCTTCTGGGAGCGCATCAGGAGCTGGCCTTCCGTGTCGGCAAGATGCGCAAGAAGTTCGCCAGCCAGTACGGCTTCGTCGTGCCGGAAATCAAGGTCACGGATGACATCGGGATTCCGGAAAAATCCTATCAGATACGTATCCATGGCACGACGATCGCATCCAACAATCTGCGCGTGGGCGAGGTTCTCGTCGTCACCGGATCCGGCCGTAAACCGAAGGTGCCCGGCGACGAGATCCGCGAACCCGCTTTCGGCATGCCGGCTGTCTCGGTACTGGAAACCTTCACCGAAGAGCTGAAACGCGAAGGCTTCCACCCGATCGACAACGTCTCGGTCGTCCTCACCCATGTGAGCGAGGTCATCCGCAACAACTTGCCGCAGCTTCTATCCTACAAGGATGTGAAGATTCTCATCGATCGACTAGATCCTGAATACAAGAAACTGGCCGACGAGATCTGCTCGTCGCATATGTCCTACTCAGGTCTGCAGGCGGTGTTGAAGCTGCTGCTTGCGGAGCGCGTCTCGATCCGCAACCTGCATCTGATCCTCGAAGCGGTGGCCGAACTCGCACCGCATGTGCGCAAGACCGAGCAGATCGTCGAACACGTACGCGTCCGCATGGCGCAGCAGCTTTGCGGTGACCTGACCGACAATGGCGTGCTGCGCGTCCTGCGCCTGGGGTCGAAGTGGGACCTGGTCTTCCACCAGGCACTGAAGCGCGATGCCAAGGGTGAAATTGTCGAATTCGACATCGACCCCCGCAATCTCGAAGAATTCTCCGAGCAGGCGAGCCGCGTTATCCGTGAATTCATGGACCGGGGCCTGCCCTTCGTTCTTGTAACCTCGCCGGAAACGCGCTCCTATGTGCGCATGATTATCGAGCGACTCTTTGCGACTTTGCCGGTCCTCTCCCATGTCGAATTGGCCAAGGGCATCGAGATCAAGATCCTGGGTTCCATTTCATGA
- the fliR gene encoding flagellar biosynthetic protein FliR: MISDPQGTVLVLFAVFCRIGACFMTLPGFSSARISATTRLFLAMAVSMAMAPLLFDSIYPRVAGGGAPLIPVLMAELMIGLMYGLVPRFYVLGLQFAGTSISMAIGLSSPGSGDVLEDTSETQLTNLLSFSGLLVLFLLDFHHIVFKALMESYTVMPLGGMPDSQKMLITLTDTLSQTFMLMLRLASPFLIFGLMFNVAVGLVNKLAPQVPIFYISTPYLLIGGLILVYFTIAALVMQFGRYFPMIFNF, translated from the coding sequence ATGATATCCGACCCGCAGGGGACTGTTCTGGTGCTGTTTGCGGTCTTCTGCCGCATCGGCGCCTGCTTCATGACCCTGCCGGGATTTTCCTCAGCCCGCATTTCCGCCACGACCCGGCTGTTCCTTGCGATGGCAGTCTCTATGGCAATGGCGCCGCTCCTGTTCGACAGCATCTATCCCCGCGTGGCCGGCGGCGGTGCCCCCCTCATTCCGGTCCTGATGGCTGAGCTCATGATCGGCCTGATGTATGGTCTGGTGCCGCGTTTCTATGTGCTCGGACTGCAGTTCGCCGGAACGTCCATCTCGATGGCGATTGGCCTCAGTTCTCCCGGCTCCGGTGACGTTCTCGAAGACACGAGCGAAACCCAGCTGACCAATCTTCTCAGCTTTTCCGGCCTGCTCGTCCTGTTCTTGCTGGACTTCCACCATATCGTCTTCAAGGCGCTGATGGAGTCCTACACGGTCATGCCGCTGGGCGGCATGCCGGACAGCCAGAAGATGCTGATCACGCTCACCGATACCCTGTCCCAGACCTTCATGCTGATGCTGCGTCTGGCCAGTCCCTTCCTGATCTTCGGCTTGATGTTCAACGTCGCCGTTGGCCTCGTAAACAAACTCGCGCCACAGGTGCCGATCTTCTACATCTCGACGCCCTATCTTCTGATCGGTGGCCTGATCCTGGTCTATTTCACCATTGCCGCATTGGTCATGCAGTTCGGACGTTATTTCCCGATGATCTTCAACTTTTAA
- a CDS encoding rod-binding protein, with translation MAISTPSDLVLDVVRAADPSQVAAAQEQMKTNRANFLATSLAEKGEGFGATVDILNRTTNAARVEATAQHKDEDGKVPKVYRNFEAVYLTNFVQTMLPSESEEVYGKGNAGEMWKSMMAEQIGSVLSESGGVGIADQMYHEALQRARGDETVNAKTDETNRGAALSWVTDLERRTLGPSAESQNP, from the coding sequence GTGGCCATATCAACCCCGAGCGATCTCGTGCTGGACGTCGTCCGCGCTGCAGATCCGTCGCAAGTTGCCGCTGCCCAGGAGCAGATGAAGACCAACCGCGCCAACTTCCTCGCCACCAGCCTGGCGGAAAAGGGTGAAGGCTTCGGCGCGACGGTCGATATCCTCAATCGCACGACCAATGCTGCCCGTGTGGAAGCGACAGCCCAGCACAAGGACGAGGACGGTAAGGTCCCCAAGGTCTATCGCAACTTCGAAGCCGTCTATCTCACCAACTTCGTACAGACCATGCTGCCGAGCGAAAGCGAGGAAGTCTATGGCAAGGGCAATGCCGGTGAGATGTGGAAGAGCATGATGGCCGAACAGATCGGCTCGGTTCTGTCGGAATCCGGTGGCGTCGGCATTGCCGATCAGATGTATCACGAAGCCTTGCAGCGCGCTCGTGGTGACGAGACGGTGAATGCCAAGACGGACGAAACCAATCGCGGCGCGGCCTTGAGTTGGGTGACCGATCTCGAGCGGCGGACCCTGGGCCCCAGTGCCGAAAGCCAGAATCCATAA
- a CDS encoding flagellar basal body-associated FliL family protein, whose translation MGKILGIGLWVCIVTLGAVYGSIYLATAPAGPSDEAKKPALELVRGEPITIPVLAGGDVQGYFLTRISFMMDKEKIKGQKLPVTEMMTDELFTLLVGNKMVDIANVGAFDVMAFRDKVKTEMNARLGEGMVDQVMIEQLDYVSKDAARKAADGAPGAMAKTTVVEGEKVEEKPASGH comes from the coding sequence ATGGGCAAGATACTCGGAATCGGTCTGTGGGTTTGCATCGTGACGCTCGGCGCGGTCTACGGCTCGATCTATCTCGCCACGGCGCCGGCCGGACCGAGCGATGAGGCGAAAAAGCCAGCGCTCGAACTCGTTCGCGGCGAGCCGATCACCATTCCGGTGCTCGCCGGCGGTGATGTGCAGGGATACTTCCTGACCCGCATTTCCTTCATGATGGACAAGGAAAAGATCAAGGGCCAGAAGCTGCCCGTCACCGAGATGATGACGGACGAACTCTTCACCCTGCTCGTCGGAAACAAGATGGTCGACATTGCCAATGTCGGCGCCTTCGATGTGATGGCTTTTCGTGACAAGGTGAAGACCGAGATGAATGCCCGGCTCGGTGAGGGTATGGTCGACCAGGTGATGATCGAACAGCTCGACTACGTGTCCAAGGACGCCGCCCGCAAGGCAGCCGACGGTGCTCCTGGTGCCATGGCGAAGACCACGGTCGTCGAAGGCGAGAAGGTCGAGGAAAAGCCGGCCTCCGGTCACTGA